A genomic region of Oryza glaberrima chromosome 1, OglaRS2, whole genome shotgun sequence contains the following coding sequences:
- the LOC127773469 gene encoding uncharacterized protein LOC127773469 — translation MGAVNGVCYGVLGDNLPSRSEVVQLLKSQGIGAMRIYYPDKEALDALRGSGIAVIVDVGDSGAVANLANNPSAAADWVRDNVEAYWPSVIIRYITVGNELPAGDMGLILPAMQNVHKALVSAGLSSSIKVSTAIKMDVVANTFPPSHGVFSSDVQQFMVPIARFLANTVSPLLVNVYPYVSYRENPRDISLNYATFQPGTTVRDDGSGLTYTNLFNAMVDAVYAALEKAGTPNVRVAVSETGWPSAGGFAATAENAMNHNQGVIDNVKNGTPKRPGPLETYVFAMFNENQQTGDETRRHFGLFNPDKTPAYPITPYPRPAVQSIGVCYGMLGNDLPSRSEVVKMYVSMGINRMRIYNPDREALDALRNSGIDLILDAGGFDTVSYLAASASNAASWVHDNISPYYPAVNIKYIAVGNEVVGGTTESILPAMRNVNSALAAAGIGGIKVSTAVKSDVIANSYPPSAGVFAYPYMNGVAQYLASTGAPLLANVYPYFAYAGNPREISLNYATFQPGTTVRDDGNGLTYTNLFDAMVDCIYAALEKAGAGNVRVVVSESGWPSAEGFGASMDNARAYNQGLIDHVGRGTPKRPGQMEAYIFAMFNENQKTGAATERHFGLFYPNRSPVYQIAFPN, via the exons ATGGGAg CTGTCAATGGTGTTTGCTACGGTGTTCTTGGCGACAACCTCCCGTCGCGGAGCGAGGTCGTGCAGCTGCTCAAGTCCCAAGGCATCGGCGCGATGCGCATCTACTACCCGGACAAGGAGGCCCTCGACGCGCTCCGCGGCAGCGGcatcgccgtcatcgtcgacgtcggcgacagcggcgcggtGGCCAACCTCGCCAAcaacccctccgccgccgccgactgggtCCGTGACAACGTCGAGGCCTACTGGCCGAGCGTCATCATCCGCTACATCACCGTCGGCAACGAGCTCCCCGCCGGCGACATGGGCCTCATCCTCCCGGCCATGCAGAACGTGCACAAGGCCCTCGTGTCCGCCGGCCTCTCGAGCAGCATCAAGGTGTCGACGGCGATCAAGATGGACGTGGTCGCCAACACGTTCCCCCCGTCGCACGGCGTGTTCAGCTCTGACGTGCAGCAGTTCATGGTTCCCATCGCGCGGTTCCTGGCCAACACCGTGTCGCCGCTGCTCGTCAACGTGTACCCCTACGTCTCATACAGGGAAAACCCGCGCGACATCAGCCTCAACTACGCCACGTTCCAGCCGGGCACCACGGTGAgggacgacggcagcggcctcACCTACACCAACCTGTTCAACGCCATGGTGGACGCCGTGTACGCCGCGCTGGAGAAGGCCGGCACGCCAAACGTCCGCGTCGCCGTGTCGGAGACCGGGTGGCCGTCGGCGGGAGGGTTCGCCGCGACGGCAGAGAACGCGATGAACCACAACCAGGGCGTGATCGACAACGTCAAGAACGGGACGCCGAAGCGGCCCGGGCCACTGGAGACGTACGTGTTCGCCATGTTCAACGAGAACCAGCAGACTGGCGATGAGACCAGGAGGCATTTCGGCCTCTTCAACCCTGACAAGACGCCGGCCTACCCGATTACAC CTTATCCTCGTCCGGCCGTGCAATCCATCGGCGTGTGCTACGGCATGCTGGGCAACGACCTCCCGTCACGTAGCGAGGTGGTGAAGATGTACGTGTCCATGGGCATCAATCGGATGCGCATCTACAATCCCGACAGGGAGGCGCTGGACGCCCTGCGCAACTCCGGAATCGACCTCAttctcgacgccggcggctTCGACACGGTGTCCTACCTCGCCGCCAGCGCCTCCAACGCGGCGTCCTGGGTCCATGACAACATCAGCCCCTACTACCCGGCCGTCAACATCAAGTACATAGCCGTCGGCAACGAGGTGGTAGGCGGCACCACGGAGAGCATCCTCCCGGCCATGCGCAACGTCAACTCCGCCCTTGCCGCGGCCGGCATCGGCGGCATCAAGGTTTCCACCGCGGTGAAATCCGACGTGATCGCCAACTCTTACCCTCCCTCCGCCGGCGTGTTCGCGTATCCCTACATGAATGGCGTAGCCCAGTACCTGGCGAGCACCGGCGCGCCGCTGCTGGCCAACGTGTACCCCTACTTCGCCTACGCCGGCAACCCGCGCGAGATCAGCCTCAACTACGCCACCTTCCAGCCGGGCACCACGGTGAGGGACGACGGCAACGGGCTCACCTACACCAACCTGTTCGACGCCATGGTGGACTGCATCTACGCCGCGCTGGAGAAGGCCGGCGCCGGGAACGTGAGGGTGGTGGTGTCGGAGAGCGGGTGGCCGTCGGCGGAAGGGTTCGGGGCGAGCATGGACAACGCGAGGGCGTACAACCAGGGGCTGATCGACCATGTCGGGCGTGGCACGCCCAAGAGGCCCGGACAGATGGAGGCGTACATATTTGCCATGTTCAACGAGAACCAGAAGACCGGGGCTGCCACCGAGAGGCATTTTGGCCTCTTCTACCCTAACAGGTCGCCGGTCTATCAGATTGCCTTTCCGAATTAG